The Desulfosporosinus acidiphilus SJ4 genome has a window encoding:
- the asnB gene encoding asparagine synthase (glutamine-hydrolyzing) codes for MCGIVGWIDWKRDLSSQKEVLGSMTQTLTPRGPDAEGYWFSPRAALGHRRLIVVDPEGGLQPMTRQRGEHTYTLIYNGELYNTQDIRTELKSLGYQFEGHSDTEVVLVSYLEWGPACVERFNGIFAFGIWDSKSQHLFAARDRLGVKPLFYSEQKGYLLFASEIKALLKHPGVTPLIGKNGLAEVFLIGPARTPGNGVFEGISELRPGHSMLYSNNGLKIHQYWALPNNIHTDDLPQTATKIRNLFLDTVQRQLVSDVPIGTLLSGGLDSSAITAIAANTVAYQGKGPLPTFSVDYADNDKYFKPNDFQPDADGPWIKRMSEAFSTQHTNCTFKIPDLVDALKAAASARDLPGMADVDSSLLLFSQEIKKHVTVGLSGECADEVFGGYPWFHRPDSLAAETFPWALHVENRLQVLSPELIEFLQPYDYIRQRYEEALTEISKLPGSAPTHQDSRTVTDHQREARIREISYLTITRFMPTLLDRKDRMTMATGLEVRVPFCDHRIVEYAWNIPWEMKALDGREKGLLRHALTGVLPKDVLWRRKSPYPKTHHPEYLQSVRSWLREIVSDPSSPLLPLINLPALEDLMKLSDAMPSGRPWFGQLMDIPQLFAFLIQVDFWLREKEIQIL; via the coding sequence ATGTGCGGTATTGTTGGCTGGATTGATTGGAAACGAGATTTGTCATCTCAAAAAGAGGTACTGGGGAGTATGACTCAAACTCTTACACCCCGCGGACCTGATGCTGAAGGGTACTGGTTCTCACCTCGCGCTGCTCTTGGTCATCGTCGTTTGATAGTTGTTGATCCTGAAGGCGGACTGCAGCCTATGACCCGACAACGAGGAGAACATACTTACACTCTCATTTATAATGGTGAGCTGTATAATACTCAAGATATTCGCACAGAACTTAAAAGTCTCGGCTATCAGTTTGAAGGTCATTCGGATACTGAAGTCGTGCTTGTCTCCTATTTAGAATGGGGACCGGCTTGTGTGGAGCGCTTCAATGGGATTTTCGCTTTTGGCATCTGGGACAGTAAATCTCAGCATTTATTTGCTGCAAGAGACAGGCTAGGGGTTAAGCCTCTCTTTTACAGCGAACAAAAAGGTTACTTACTTTTTGCTTCGGAAATTAAAGCCCTGCTCAAACACCCAGGAGTTACTCCTTTGATCGGGAAAAACGGGTTAGCAGAAGTCTTCCTCATCGGTCCCGCCCGTACTCCCGGCAACGGTGTCTTCGAGGGGATATCCGAATTAAGACCTGGACACAGTATGCTCTACTCCAATAACGGCTTGAAAATCCACCAATACTGGGCTTTGCCGAACAACATCCATACTGATGATCTTCCACAGACGGCGACAAAAATCCGCAACCTCTTTCTTGATACTGTCCAGCGTCAATTGGTCTCTGATGTGCCGATTGGGACCCTTCTTTCGGGTGGTTTGGACTCCAGCGCCATTACTGCCATTGCTGCCAATACGGTTGCCTATCAAGGAAAAGGCCCCTTGCCAACCTTTTCGGTGGATTACGCCGACAATGACAAGTATTTCAAACCTAATGATTTTCAACCCGATGCTGACGGTCCATGGATAAAACGAATGTCCGAAGCTTTTTCTACCCAGCACACGAATTGTACATTTAAGATTCCCGATCTTGTGGATGCCCTGAAAGCTGCAGCATCGGCGCGTGATCTGCCGGGTATGGCTGATGTCGATTCTTCATTGCTGCTTTTTTCCCAAGAAATCAAAAAGCATGTTACAGTGGGTCTCTCGGGAGAATGTGCAGATGAAGTATTTGGAGGTTATCCTTGGTTCCATCGCCCGGACTCTCTGGCTGCGGAAACCTTTCCCTGGGCACTTCACGTAGAAAATCGCTTACAAGTGCTTTCTCCAGAATTAATAGAATTTCTTCAGCCTTACGATTATATCAGACAGCGTTATGAGGAAGCCTTAACCGAAATTTCAAAGCTTCCCGGCAGCGCTCCGACACACCAAGACAGCAGAACCGTCACAGATCATCAACGCGAGGCTCGAATCCGGGAGATCTCTTATCTAACTATCACTCGTTTTATGCCTACTCTGCTTGATCGCAAAGACCGAATGACCATGGCCACTGGCTTAGAGGTGAGGGTTCCTTTCTGTGACCATCGCATTGTAGAATACGCTTGGAATATTCCTTGGGAGATGAAGGCTTTAGATGGAAGAGAAAAGGGACTTCTCCGCCATGCACTAACAGGTGTTTTGCCGAAAGATGTACTTTGGCGCCGTAAAAGCCCTTATCCCAAAACCCATCACCCAGAGTATCTGCAGTCTGTACGCAGTTGGCTGAGAGAAATCGTTTCTGACCCTTCATCACCCTTGCTCCCCCTCATTAATCTTCCTGCCTTGGAAGATCTCATGAAGCTTTCAGATGCTATGCCCTCAGGACGCCCATGGTTTGGCCAACTTATGGATATACCTCAACTTTTTGCTTTCTTAATTCAAGTGGATTTTTGGCTCAGGGAAAAGGAGATTCAAATCCTCTGA
- a CDS encoding LL-diaminopimelate aminotransferase, whose protein sequence is MALVNENYLKLPGSYLFSEIARRINKFKADNPEADIIRLGIGDVTRPLSPAVIEAMHQGVEEMSKAETFRGYGPEQGYQFLIEKIMNHDFIPRGVELSVDEVFISDGAKSDTANFQELFGLNNIMAVTDPVYPVYVDSNVMAGRTGFYDSKKGQYDAIVYLPCTEENGMKPSLPKTRVDMIYLCFPNNPTGMTLSKEELKQWVDYARENRSIILFDAAYEGYIQEEGVPHSIFEIEGAREVAVEFRSFSKTAGFTGTRCAYTIVPKDVKVYDSQGKAHSLNQLWLRRQTTKFNGVSYPVQAAAAAIFTEEGQRQIRETIDYYMENARIIREGLQKAGYTVFGGVNAPYIWMKTPNHMGSWEFFDKLMINAHVIGTPGAGFGANGEGYFRLTAFGTRENTLRAIERIKTRM, encoded by the coding sequence ATGGCACTTGTCAACGAGAATTATCTAAAGTTACCGGGGAGTTACCTTTTTTCAGAAATAGCCCGCAGGATAAATAAATTTAAAGCAGACAATCCGGAAGCAGACATTATCCGTTTGGGAATCGGCGATGTAACCCGCCCATTATCTCCTGCAGTCATTGAGGCCATGCATCAAGGCGTTGAAGAGATGAGTAAGGCTGAAACGTTTAGGGGTTATGGGCCGGAGCAAGGGTATCAATTTCTTATAGAGAAAATAATGAATCATGATTTCATTCCGCGAGGCGTAGAATTGTCTGTCGATGAGGTTTTTATCAGCGATGGAGCGAAAAGTGATACAGCAAATTTCCAAGAACTTTTTGGACTCAACAACATTATGGCTGTGACAGACCCGGTCTATCCTGTTTACGTTGACAGCAATGTTATGGCAGGACGGACAGGATTTTATGACAGTAAGAAGGGACAGTACGATGCCATCGTTTACCTTCCCTGTACTGAAGAAAACGGAATGAAACCATCTCTTCCCAAGACTCGAGTAGATATGATCTATCTGTGCTTTCCTAATAATCCAACGGGTATGACTCTATCTAAAGAGGAATTGAAACAATGGGTGGATTATGCTCGAGAAAATCGCTCCATCATTTTATTTGATGCGGCCTATGAGGGGTATATCCAAGAAGAAGGAGTTCCTCACAGTATCTTCGAGATTGAAGGCGCCCGCGAAGTTGCCGTTGAGTTTAGAAGTTTCTCCAAGACAGCCGGATTTACTGGAACCCGATGTGCCTATACTATCGTACCGAAGGATGTAAAAGTTTACGATTCTCAGGGCAAAGCTCATAGCCTTAATCAGCTCTGGTTAAGGAGACAAACGACAAAATTTAATGGCGTTTCATATCCGGTACAAGCAGCCGCTGCCGCCATTTTTACGGAAGAAGGACAGCGGCAGATTCGGGAGACTATTGATTACTATATGGAGAACGCCCGAATTATTCGTGAAGGATTACAGAAAGCTGGTTATACGGTATTCGGTGGAGTCAACGCTCCCTATATCTGGATGAAGACCCCCAATCATATGGGTTCTTGGGAGTTCTTTGATAAACTGATGATCAACGCTCATGTCATAGGTACACCGGGAGCTGGCTTTGGAGCCAACGGGGAAGGATATTTCCGTCTAACAGCTTTTGGCACCCGCGAAAATACTCTCCGAGCGATTGAGAGAATAAAGACGAGAATGTAA
- a CDS encoding saccharopine dehydrogenase family protein: MGKALIIGAGGVASVAIHKCCQNPDVFEEICIASRTLEKCEAIKNKLSGGRTKIQTAQLDADYTDEVVELIKSFKPDIVMNLALPYQDLTIMDACLAAGVDYLDTANYEPPDIAKFEYKWQWAYREKFAQAGLTALLGSGFDPGVTGVFCAYAQKHYFDEIHSIDIVDANAGDHGYPFATNFNPEINIREITANGRYFENGSWVETPPLAVKKVYDLPEIGPKNIYLMYHEELESLAINIKGVKKIRFWMTFSDNYLNHLRVLENVGMTSIEPIEFEGRQIIPLQFLKAILPDPASLGPRTKGKTNIGCIIQGIKDGKPRTYYVYNVCDHQECYAEVGSQAISYTTGVPAMIGAMLMLKGLWKKPGVFNVEEFDPDPFMEALNKCGLPWQESFMPTLLD, encoded by the coding sequence ATGGGGAAAGCTTTGATTATCGGTGCTGGCGGAGTGGCTAGTGTTGCAATACATAAATGTTGCCAGAATCCGGACGTTTTTGAGGAAATATGTATAGCCAGCAGAACTTTAGAGAAATGTGAAGCAATTAAAAATAAATTATCCGGCGGCCGCACAAAAATTCAAACGGCTCAGCTTGATGCGGATTACACCGATGAAGTTGTTGAGCTAATCAAAAGCTTTAAACCGGATATTGTCATGAACCTTGCGCTCCCCTATCAGGACTTGACTATTATGGATGCCTGTTTAGCAGCCGGTGTTGATTATTTGGATACTGCCAATTATGAACCACCGGATATTGCAAAATTCGAATATAAATGGCAATGGGCCTATCGGGAAAAGTTTGCTCAGGCCGGGTTGACTGCGTTGTTAGGAAGCGGCTTTGATCCTGGAGTTACCGGAGTCTTTTGCGCCTATGCTCAGAAGCACTATTTTGATGAAATCCATTCGATTGATATCGTTGATGCTAATGCCGGCGATCATGGTTATCCTTTTGCAACGAACTTCAATCCTGAGATCAATATTCGAGAAATTACGGCGAATGGAAGGTACTTTGAAAACGGTTCTTGGGTTGAAACGCCTCCTCTTGCCGTGAAAAAAGTTTACGACCTTCCCGAAATTGGTCCCAAAAACATTTATCTCATGTATCATGAAGAATTGGAGTCCCTGGCAATTAATATCAAGGGAGTTAAGAAGATCAGATTTTGGATGACCTTTTCGGATAATTATTTAAATCATTTACGTGTTCTCGAAAATGTGGGCATGACTTCCATTGAGCCCATCGAATTTGAAGGACGTCAAATTATTCCCCTGCAATTTTTAAAAGCGATACTCCCTGATCCTGCCTCTTTGGGGCCGAGAACGAAAGGGAAAACAAATATCGGCTGCATTATCCAAGGAATTAAGGACGGAAAACCCAGAACCTATTACGTTTACAATGTTTGTGATCACCAAGAATGTTATGCCGAGGTAGGATCTCAGGCCATATCTTATACAACAGGTGTTCCGGCCATGATTGGGGCTATGTTGATGCTCAAAGGCCTTTGGAAAAAACCTGGTGTCTTTAATGTTGAAGAATTTGATCCCGATCCCTTCATGGAAGCGCTTAACAAATGTGGTCTGCCTTGGCAGGAAAGTTTTATGCCAACGCTCCTTGATTGA
- the nspC gene encoding carboxynorspermidine decarboxylase, whose product MDFDIHDLPSPCYIVDERLLLKNLEILYSVQERTGCSILLALKGFSMFSVFPLVSKYLKGVTASSLFEAKLGREEMGKEVHIFAPAYIEEEFDGIMENCDHIVFNSFSQWNRYKEKVQQQGAQKISCGIRINPEYSEIETPIYNPCYQNSRLGVTLANFRPEELDGIEGLHFHTMCEQNSDTLERTIQVVDQKFGPYIKTMKWLNLGGGHHITRPDYDLETLVRSIKWLQDKYGVQIYLEPGEAVALNTGFLVASVLDIVENGMKNAILDTSAACHMPDVLEMPYRPNVIDAGKPGEYPYTYRLGGHTCLAGDIIGDYSFKEPLNIGTRLVFCDMAHYTMVKNNMFNGVNLPAIALFKEEQGIKIIREFGYQDFKQRLS is encoded by the coding sequence TTGGATTTTGATATTCATGATTTGCCATCTCCATGCTATATTGTGGATGAACGGTTGTTATTAAAAAACCTTGAAATACTGTATTCCGTACAAGAACGTACGGGATGCAGTATTCTCCTTGCTTTAAAGGGATTTTCCATGTTTTCCGTATTTCCATTGGTTAGTAAGTACCTGAAAGGGGTTACTGCCAGCTCCTTGTTCGAAGCTAAACTCGGGCGGGAAGAAATGGGAAAAGAAGTTCATATCTTTGCCCCGGCCTATATTGAAGAGGAATTTGACGGTATCATGGAAAATTGTGATCATATCGTTTTTAATTCCTTTTCCCAGTGGAATCGCTACAAAGAAAAGGTGCAACAGCAGGGAGCTCAAAAAATTAGCTGCGGTATTCGCATCAACCCGGAATATTCCGAGATTGAGACCCCAATTTATAACCCTTGTTATCAGAATTCCAGGCTGGGTGTTACCCTGGCTAACTTTCGGCCTGAGGAACTCGATGGTATTGAAGGCCTTCATTTTCATACCATGTGCGAGCAGAATTCCGATACCTTAGAACGAACGATTCAAGTAGTTGATCAGAAATTTGGACCCTATATTAAAACTATGAAATGGCTCAATCTGGGTGGGGGACATCACATTACCAGGCCTGATTATGATCTTGAAACATTAGTTCGTTCCATAAAATGGCTGCAAGATAAATATGGAGTGCAGATTTATCTTGAACCAGGAGAAGCAGTTGCCTTAAATACAGGATTTCTGGTTGCCAGTGTTCTTGACATTGTTGAGAACGGTATGAAAAATGCTATTCTAGACACTTCGGCAGCCTGTCATATGCCGGATGTCCTGGAAATGCCCTATCGGCCTAATGTGATTGATGCCGGAAAACCGGGTGAATATCCTTATACCTATAGACTGGGGGGACATACTTGTCTTGCCGGCGATATCATTGGAGATTATTCGTTTAAAGAACCTCTAAACATTGGGACAAGGCTTGTATTTTGTGATATGGCTCACTACACTATGGTGAAGAACAATATGTTTAATGGCGTCAACCTTCCGGCTATAGCTCTTTTTAAAGAAGAACAAGGAATAAAAATCATCAGAGAATTTGGTTATCAGGATTTTAAACAACGTCTTTCTTAA
- a CDS encoding pyridoxal phosphate-dependent aminotransferase, with amino-acid sequence MISIKMKEQVQNSSIIRAMFEEGKRLAEIHGAENVYDFSLGNPSVEPPADVKEAILEIINSESSNSVHGYMNNSGFEDVRAAIAKSINDKFGTAFEQKNILMTVGAAGGMNVILKTLLNPGDEVITFAPFFGEYRSYVKNYEGELVIISPNTRDFQPNLEEFEGKITQKTKAVIINSPNNPTGVVYSEKTIIKLADILRSKQKEFGTDIYLFSDEPYRELAYDNVEVPYVTKYYENTIIGYSYSKSLSLPGERIGYLVIPDQAADFENIQMAANIANRILGYVNAPSLFQRVVAKCLNAKVDVETYNKNRELFYNGLLSYGYQCIKPEGAFYLFVKTPIENDVEFCNLAKKKNILIVPGTAFGCPGYVRIAYCVAYRTIEKALPGFKALIEELR; translated from the coding sequence ATGATATCCATTAAAATGAAAGAGCAGGTTCAAAACAGCTCAATTATTCGAGCAATGTTTGAGGAAGGGAAACGACTGGCGGAAATTCATGGAGCTGAAAATGTTTATGATTTCAGCCTTGGAAACCCAAGCGTTGAACCACCGGCGGATGTTAAGGAAGCAATTCTTGAAATAATAAACTCGGAAAGTTCCAACAGTGTTCATGGCTATATGAACAATTCAGGATTTGAAGATGTAAGGGCAGCCATCGCTAAGTCTATCAACGATAAATTTGGTACTGCGTTTGAACAGAAGAACATACTTATGACCGTCGGTGCTGCCGGTGGCATGAATGTTATTTTAAAGACCTTACTTAACCCAGGGGATGAAGTTATTACCTTCGCACCTTTTTTTGGTGAGTATCGAAGCTATGTCAAAAACTATGAGGGCGAATTAGTCATCATATCTCCAAATACTCGTGATTTTCAACCAAATCTGGAGGAATTCGAAGGAAAAATTACACAGAAGACAAAAGCGGTAATCATAAATTCACCTAACAACCCCACAGGGGTCGTCTATTCAGAAAAGACCATCATTAAGCTTGCAGACATTTTAAGAAGCAAGCAAAAGGAATTTGGCACGGATATCTATCTATTTTCCGATGAGCCGTATCGAGAGTTGGCTTATGATAATGTTGAGGTTCCTTATGTGACAAAGTATTATGAGAATACGATTATTGGCTACTCCTACAGTAAATCTCTTTCCTTGCCGGGCGAACGCATAGGCTATTTGGTAATTCCTGATCAGGCGGCTGATTTTGAAAATATACAGATGGCGGCAAATATTGCGAATCGTATCTTGGGTTACGTGAACGCACCCTCTTTATTCCAGCGTGTTGTCGCTAAATGTTTAAATGCTAAAGTTGACGTTGAAACTTATAACAAAAATCGTGAACTTTTCTATAATGGACTTCTATCTTATGGTTATCAATGTATTAAGCCAGAAGGTGCCTTCTACTTGTTTGTTAAAACACCCATCGAGAACGATGTGGAATTTTGCAATCTGGCCAAAAAGAAAAATATACTCATTGTACCAGGGACTGCTTTTGGATGCCCCGGCTATGTTCGTATTGCCTATTGCGTAGCCTATCGAACTATTGAAAAGGCTTTGCCTGGTTTTAAGGCTTTGATTGAAGAACTTCGGTAA
- a CDS encoding patatin-like phospholipase family protein, with amino-acid sequence MEKIGLVLEGGGMRGLYTCGVLEYFMENDLYFNYIIGVSAGACNAVSYISKQRGRNESVIINYAKDWRYMSLRNLLLSKSYFGMDFIFDEIPNKHVAFDFQTFYSSPCDFLVGATDCKTGKPIYLTKEDMGDKFQALRASASLPLISPIVNYKGYQLLDGGISDSIPIRKSIADGNTKNIVVLTRNKGYRKNPAKFTGLIKLVYRKYPFFVETMLNRYKIYNDTLDYIEQLEHDGQVLVIRPSKPLEVGRLEKDPQRLKGLLQNGYIDTKESYERILNFVS; translated from the coding sequence ATGGAGAAAATTGGTCTTGTACTTGAGGGCGGTGGCATGAGAGGCCTCTATACCTGCGGAGTCCTGGAATACTTTATGGAAAATGATCTCTATTTCAATTATATCATTGGCGTTTCCGCCGGCGCATGCAACGCAGTTTCCTATATTTCGAAGCAGCGTGGTCGTAATGAAAGTGTTATTATCAATTATGCAAAAGATTGGCGCTACATGAGTCTTAGGAATCTTTTGCTTAGTAAATCATATTTTGGAATGGATTTTATCTTTGACGAAATACCTAATAAGCATGTCGCTTTTGATTTTCAAACATTTTATAGTTCACCTTGCGACTTTTTAGTAGGTGCTACAGATTGCAAAACCGGTAAACCTATCTATTTAACTAAAGAAGACATGGGAGATAAATTCCAGGCTTTGCGAGCCTCGGCTTCCCTGCCTCTTATATCCCCTATTGTGAATTATAAAGGCTACCAATTATTAGATGGCGGAATTTCAGATTCCATTCCGATCCGCAAATCTATTGCAGACGGCAACACAAAAAATATCGTTGTCTTAACAAGAAACAAGGGCTATAGAAAGAACCCGGCAAAATTCACCGGCCTCATCAAATTAGTGTACAGAAAATACCCTTTTTTCGTGGAAACGATGCTAAATCGCTATAAAATTTACAACGATACCCTTGATTATATCGAGCAGCTTGAGCATGATGGTCAGGTTCTGGTTATCAGACCGTCAAAGCCTTTAGAAGTCGGGCGATTAGAAAAGGATCCCCAAAGACTTAAGGGATTACTGCAAAACGGATATATCGATACAAAAGAATCCTATGAAAGAATTCTCAACTTTGTATCTTGA
- a CDS encoding 4Fe-4S dicluster domain-containing protein: MAHRTLKSGYQHFSERINRFPQGAPPTESLFKILKVLMSEKEAELMSKLPIKPFTLETASKVLKLDLKETEKILTELASRALLLDIEDPAGVRTFVLPPPMAGFFEFSLMRLQGNSNQKLLSELYYQYLNVEEDFVRDLFVTDTKLGRIFVNEQALSTVNDLHILDYERSSEIIKKASHIGIGTCYCRHKMSHMGKACDAPLDICMTFGGTASSLIKYGYAREVNVSESMSLLEKAYEHNLVQIGENEQEGLPFICNCCGCCCEALLAIKRFGTLNSINTTNFLPVVEENRCNGCGRCVKACPVGALSIESETIGDGKVLKRAKLDENVCLGCGVCVRSCNRGSLKLTHRDKRVITPVNSVHRIVRQSIEQGKLNDLIFDNQALLSHRAMAAILGAILKMPPIKQMMASEQVKSKYLLALIKNYEV; encoded by the coding sequence ATGGCACATAGAACTTTGAAATCCGGTTATCAACACTTTAGCGAACGAATCAATCGATTTCCCCAAGGGGCTCCCCCCACTGAGTCTTTATTCAAAATACTGAAGGTCCTCATGAGCGAAAAGGAAGCAGAGCTTATGTCGAAGCTGCCAATAAAACCTTTTACTCTTGAAACTGCAAGTAAAGTATTAAAGTTAGATTTAAAGGAAACGGAAAAGATTTTAACGGAACTCGCCTCTAGAGCGTTATTGTTAGATATCGAGGACCCGGCTGGCGTGAGAACTTTTGTGCTGCCTCCGCCAATGGCCGGCTTTTTTGAGTTCTCACTGATGCGTCTCCAGGGTAATAGTAATCAGAAACTGCTTTCAGAACTCTATTATCAATATTTAAATGTCGAAGAGGATTTTGTTCGTGATTTATTTGTCACGGATACAAAATTAGGCAGAATTTTTGTTAACGAACAAGCATTAAGCACTGTTAATGATCTGCACATCCTGGACTATGAACGATCAAGTGAAATTATTAAAAAGGCTTCCCACATTGGGATTGGAACTTGTTATTGCAGACATAAGATGAGTCATATGGGTAAGGCTTGTGATGCTCCCTTGGATATTTGCATGACTTTCGGGGGAACTGCATCCAGCCTGATCAAATATGGCTATGCCAGAGAAGTCAATGTTTCGGAAAGTATGAGTTTACTCGAAAAGGCCTATGAGCACAACTTAGTACAAATTGGTGAAAATGAACAAGAAGGATTACCCTTTATTTGCAATTGCTGTGGTTGTTGCTGTGAAGCTCTTTTGGCTATCAAGCGGTTTGGAACGTTAAATAGCATCAACACTACAAATTTTTTGCCGGTGGTTGAAGAAAACAGGTGCAATGGCTGCGGAAGGTGTGTCAAAGCCTGTCCGGTAGGGGCCTTGTCCATCGAATCTGAAACCATTGGAGATGGCAAAGTTTTAAAAAGAGCTAAATTAGATGAGAATGTTTGCTTAGGATGCGGTGTTTGTGTCAGGTCATGCAATCGCGGCTCCTTAAAACTCACTCATCGGGATAAACGAGTTATAACCCCCGTCAATTCCGTTCATCGTATTGTTCGGCAAAGTATTGAACAAGGAAAACTTAATGATCTTATCTTTGATAACCAAGCTTTGTTAAGCCACAGAGCCATGGCAGCAATCCTGGGCGCAATCTTAAAAATGCCGCCGATTAAACAAATGATGGCAAGTGAACAGGTGAAGTCTAAGTACTTGTTAGCTTTGATTAAAAATTATGAGGTATAA